From Salmo salar chromosome ssa04, Ssal_v3.1, whole genome shotgun sequence, one genomic window encodes:
- the LOC106602667 gene encoding neuromedin-K receptor isoform X2 — protein MAAANNGSNTTRTFTNQFVQPPWRIVLWSVAYSLVLAVAVFGNLIVIWIVLAHKRMRTVTNYFLLNLAFSDASMAAFNTLINFIYAAHGNWYFGESYCKFHNFFPVTAVFSSIYSMSAIAVDRYMAIIHPLKPRLSATATKVVILCIWALAVVLAFPLCFYSTIRILPRRTICYVAWPRSSDDSFMYHIIVTVLVYVLPLVVMGITYTIVGVTLWGGEIPGEASDNYHSQLTAKRKVVKMMIIVVVTFALCWLPYHVYFIVTGLNKALMRWKSIQQVYLSVLWLAMSSTMYNPIIYCCLNSR, from the exons ATGGCTGCGGCAAACAACGGATCAAACACAACTAGGACCTTTACAAATCAGTTCGTACAACCGCCTTGGCGCATCGTGCTATGGTCGGTCGCGTACAGCCTTGTGCTCGCCGTGGCAGTTTTTGGGAACCTGATAGTGATTTGGATCGTATTGGCGCACAAGAGGATGCGGACCGTGACAAACTACTTTTTACTCAACTTGGCTTTCTCTGACGCCTCAATGGCCGCGTTCAACACGTTGATTAATTTCATATATGCTGCTCACGGCAATTGGTACTTTGGAGAATCATACTGCAAGTTCCACAACTTTTTCCCAGTCACAGCAGTGTTTTCAAGCATCTATTCAATGAGCGCAATAGCAGTCGACAG GTACATGGCCATCATCCACCCGCTGAAACCCCGGCTGTCGGCCACAGCCACCAAGGTGGTGATCTTGTGTATCTGGGCGCTGGCCGTGGTGCTGGCCTTCCCCCTCTGCTTCTACTCCACCATCCGCATCCTGCCCCGCCGGACAATCTGCTACGTGGCTTGGCCCCGTTCATCAGATGACTCCTTCAT GTATCATATCATTGTGACGGTGCTGGTGTATGTGCTGCCCCTAGTGGTGATGGGTATCACCTACACCATTGTGGGTGTGACGCTGTGGGGAGGAGAGATCCCGGGGGAAGCATCAGATAACTACCACAGCCAGCTCACAGCCAAGAGGAAG gtggtgaagatgaTGATCATTGTGGTGGTGACCTTCGCCCTCTGCTGGCTGCCGTACCACGTCTACTTCATTGTGACGGGCCTCAACAAGGCTCTGATGAGGTGGAAATCCATCCAGCAGGTCTATTTGTCAGTGCTGTGGCTGGCCATGAGCTCCACCATGTACAATCCCATCATCTACTGCTGCCTCAACAGCAGGTAG